The Thermacetogenium phaeum DSM 12270 genome segment GATAGCCCTTCCTCATGATCGGAGAATCATTCATGTTATACCCCGACAGTATATTGTGGATGGAAATGACAGCATCCTGGATCCGGTCGGAATGATGGGCTCAAGGCTGGAAGTGGAAACCCATATTGTCACAATCACCAATGCTGCGGTGGTAAATTTGTTAAAGTGCTGTGAGAAGGCGGGTTTCCATCCTCAAGAGCTGGTTTTGAACGCTTATGCATCGGGAGAAGCGGTCCTCTTTCCGGCCGAAAAGGAGCTGGGCGTGGTGGTTGTCGATATCGGGGGTGGCACGACCGATATCGCCATATTCGAACAGGGAACTCTGTGGTATACTTCTGTTCTGCCTGTAGGTGGTGATTATATCACCAGCGATCTAGCCGTCGGCTTGAGAACTCCTTTGACTCAAGCGGAAATCATTAAGAAGGAGTTCGGAGGAACCCTACCTGAAAACACTTCAGACAGTGAGATGGTAGAGGTTCCTAGTGTGGGCGGAAGGGACACCTTCAGGGTTTCCAGGAAAATGATCGCCAGTATTATTGAGCCACGCGTGCAGGAAATCCTCGGCCTTATCAAGAATAAATTGGATAGCTCCGGTTATCAGGGGGTGCTTCCGGGGGGAGTTGTTCTGACCGGAGGAACAGCTTTAACAGAAGGTATAGCCGAACTGGCGGCGAAAATTTTGCAAAAGCCAGTGAGAATCGGCTACCCGGAAGGGGTGGGCGGCCTTGCCGATGTGATCCACAGCCCGGTCTATGCGACGGGGGTAGGATTGCTGTTATACGGAGCAAAGCGTTCCCAAGATGTAAGTGATCATGATGAGGGGTTATCTTTAAAGGGTGTGGTTGGAAAGGTTAGAAAATGGATTCAAGATCTTTTTTAAAGTGAGGGATCGACAGGGAGATGTTGGAATTGGAAGTTGATACAAATCAGTTTGCCGATATCAAGGTGATTGGTGTTGGTGGCGGTGGGAGCAACGCCGTCAACAGAATGATCCAGTCCGACTTAAAGGGTGTGCATTTCATTACTGTAAACACCGATGCCCAGGCATTAAACCTTTCTCTGGCAGAACACAAGATTCAAATTGGCGCCAAGCTTACCAAAGGTCTGGGGGCAGGTGCCGATCCCGAGATCGGGAAAAAAGCTGCCGAGGAAAGCCGTGAAGAGTTAGTGCAGGCCTTGCGAGGAGCCGATATGGTTTTTGTCACTGCTGGTATGGGCGGAGGTACGGGAACCGGTGGTGCTCCCGTCGTCGCCGAAGTTGCCCGGGAAGTCGGCGCTTTGACGGTAGGTGTGGTTACCCGTCCTTTTGTCTTCGAGGGAAAAAAGAGGGCTGTTCAGGCAGAGCGCGGCATCCAGGAGTTGAGAACGAAGGTCGACACTTTGATTACAATTCCCAATGACCGGCTTCTCCAGGTAGTTGATAAGACTACCTCTATTAATGAGGCCTTTCGCATAGCCGATGATGTTTTGCGGCAGGGCGTACAGGGCATTTCCGATCTGATTGCCGTACCAGGGCTGATCAACCTGGATTTTGCCGACGTTAAGACGATTATGGCGGAGACGGGCTCCGCTTTGATGGGGATCGGGAGTGCACGCGGTGAAAACAGAGCAGTAGAAGCTGCACGTATTGCAATTTCCAGCCCCCTGTTGGAGACATCTATTGAAGGGGCAAGAGGAGTTCTTCTCAATATTACGGGTGGCCCAGATCTGGGACTTTTTGAGGTGAATGAAGCGGCTGAGATTATTTCTCAGGCAGCGGATCCCGAAGCCAATATTATCTTTGGGGCGGTTATTGACGAAAACCTCGAGGATGAGGTGAGGGTTACCGTTATAGCAACCGGTTTTGATTCCAAACCGAATGCCGAAAAGGAGAGTACGGTTGTCGATTTGCGTTCGTTCACCTCTGATGATCTGGATATCCCGGCTTTCCTGCGCAAGAGATAAAATACAGTATTATAATTATCATCTATAACCGGCCGGAAGTCGTAACTTTCGGCATTTTTATTAAGTGCATTCTGCCATATTTTGACATATTGTAACTGATGGATCTATTATAATTAACCTGGCATGGATGGGGAATGTTAGGCATATATTTAGTAAACGAAAAACATCTTCAATGGCCATATTACACTTGAGGTGGAAACGATGCCCGGGGACACCACCGTCTATGTTGACATGCTTTTTCTTGTTAATTTTCTGCTAGATTTTATTGTTCTCTGGGCAACGGCGCGGCTGGCGCAGATCCGTGTTTCACCCTGGCGCCTGGCTGGTGGAGCATGCATGGGAGCTCTGTACAGTGTGCTCGTTCTCCTTCCCAGTCTTGAGCGGCTGTCCACCTTTGAACTGAAATTTCTTGTCTCCCTGGTGATGCTGCTGTCAGTTTTTGCGCCTGTCTCCTGGAAGAAGTTCGGGCAGGCTCTGCTCTTTTTTTATCTCGTAGCTTTTACTATGGGAGGAGCGGTATTTGGATTCGCCTATTTCATAACCGGCAGCAATATTTCTAAGGCACTGGGCAGTTTTACCATGGACTATTTGTGGTTGATCGTGGCAGTAATAACTGCGGGGTTATTGGGCAAGTACGGAATGCCTTATTTAAAAAAGTCGTTATTACAGGATTTGTTAAAGGTGCCTCTTGAGATAACCGTTCAGGGCCGGCAGTTAAAGATTTACGGTTTGGTGGATACGGGAAATCAGCTCGTCGATCCTGTTACGGGGATGCCCGTTATCATCGTTGAATATGGTGTTTTAAGCCCTCTGTTGCCGCCTCAACTTAAGGAACTTGTCAGTGGTGGAGGGGAATTCAATCTGTCCAAGTTGGCGGATGTGGTTCCCGAAGAGGGAACTGTTCCTCCTTTTCGCCTAATACCATTTACGACTATTGGTAAGCGTCACGGCTTGTTGATCGGCTTTCGACCTGACGAAGTAACGGTCTATGTTGGGGACAGAAAGATACGTAAAAGGGACGTTATTATCGGCATTTACAATATGCGATTGTCCCCTCGGGGCACCTACAGGGCGCTGTTGCATCCTGACCTGTTACAGGCGGCGGCTAATTAATTAATCCGTAAGGAGGGGGTTTGATGAGGGCTGTTGTCAACTGGTGTTGGGTTCTCCGGCTTCGTTTGATCGGAATTTTAAAG includes the following:
- the spoIIGA gene encoding sigma-E processing peptidase SpoIIGA yields the protein MPGDTTVYVDMLFLVNFLLDFIVLWATARLAQIRVSPWRLAGGACMGALYSVLVLLPSLERLSTFELKFLVSLVMLLSVFAPVSWKKFGQALLFFYLVAFTMGGAVFGFAYFITGSNISKALGSFTMDYLWLIVAVITAGLLGKYGMPYLKKSLLQDLLKVPLEITVQGRQLKIYGLVDTGNQLVDPVTGMPVIIVEYGVLSPLLPPQLKELVSGGGEFNLSKLADVVPEEGTVPPFRLIPFTTIGKRHGLLIGFRPDEVTVYVGDRKIRKRDVIIGIYNMRLSPRGTYRALLHPDLLQAAAN
- the ftsZ gene encoding cell division protein FtsZ produces the protein MLELEVDTNQFADIKVIGVGGGGSNAVNRMIQSDLKGVHFITVNTDAQALNLSLAEHKIQIGAKLTKGLGAGADPEIGKKAAEESREELVQALRGADMVFVTAGMGGGTGTGGAPVVAEVAREVGALTVGVVTRPFVFEGKKRAVQAERGIQELRTKVDTLITIPNDRLLQVVDKTTSINEAFRIADDVLRQGVQGISDLIAVPGLINLDFADVKTIMAETGSALMGIGSARGENRAVEAARIAISSPLLETSIEGARGVLLNITGGPDLGLFEVNEAAEIISQAADPEANIIFGAVIDENLEDEVRVTVIATGFDSKPNAEKESTVVDLRSFTSDDLDIPAFLRKR
- the ftsA gene encoding cell division protein FtsA, which encodes MQRLARGNTLVGLDVGSSKVAVIVGEMGLDGQIQVVGFGSVYSAGIRKGNVVDIENTVRAIEAAIEKAEQMSGRPIDGGYVSITGTSISSLNNRGVVAVANPEQEIVPEDVERVLQAARVIALPHDRRIIHVIPRQYIVDGNDSILDPVGMMGSRLEVETHIVTITNAAVVNLLKCCEKAGFHPQELVLNAYASGEAVLFPAEKELGVVVVDIGGGTTDIAIFEQGTLWYTSVLPVGGDYITSDLAVGLRTPLTQAEIIKKEFGGTLPENTSDSEMVEVPSVGGRDTFRVSRKMIASIIEPRVQEILGLIKNKLDSSGYQGVLPGGVVLTGGTALTEGIAELAAKILQKPVRIGYPEGVGGLADVIHSPVYATGVGLLLYGAKRSQDVSDHDEGLSLKGVVGKVRKWIQDLF